The sequence GAGAGGTGTAAAAAGTCTTTACAAATAAAAAATACGTGATACAATACAGTATAGAAAAAAATTCCATACTCAATATGAAAATTAATGTAAAATTTAACTTAAATCACGAAAACCTGACCTTTAAATTTTTAGCTTTTTGGTTAAAAAATAGGTCAGGTTTTTTGTTATTTATTCATAAGTCATATTATCGGACGTTAATATCGATTAGAATTAGGTTAAAAAAATAGGTCTAATTCCCGGGTAATTTTTTCTGTGGAATGTTTACATTGTTAATGTATTTTAAATTAATAAATTAGTGTATTGACAAAAATTTCCCATGTGATATAATAAATATGAAAACGAATTTAAAAGATAAAAATCGCTAAGAAAGATTAGGTGTAGACCTAATCTTTTTATTTTGTTATAATAATTTGTGGTTTTAGCGAGCCATAATCTTTTAAATTCGGAGGAATACAATGTTGAAAGTACTTCTGATAATCTTTTTTTTGATTATCACAAAAATACTTTACTAAAGTATTCCTCACCCCGTTAGGGGAAAGATAAATCTAACAATTTTATTTAATAAAAATAAATAAATAGGAGAAAAAAATGGATTATAAAAAACTATTAGAGAATGAAAAGGTACAGTATATTTTAAAAAATATAATTGATTATGAAACAATGGTTTTTAGGGGTAGAGTTATAGAAAAACTATCATTCATTCTTAAATTATTAGATGATATTGAGCATGAAAAATATCCTTTAGAGGAATTATATAAATTAACAGAATCTTTCAAAGAAGTGGGATTATTTTATAGAAATTGGGAATATTATAAGCAGATGGCAAAAACTCAAGAGTTGATATCATTAATTGAATTTATAGATTATATTTTAGACTATCTAGGGAATATTAATTTAAATTATTTTTATAGTTTACACGGTCTAAAAAAAGAAAATCTAATATATCTAAAAAATCTTATTTTAAATGATTTTTATGATCCAAAAATTGAAAAACAAAAACAAGAAAAAAAGAGGGAAGAAGAAGAAAAATTTATTATTGATTATTATAAAATTCAAAACAATATATCTAAGAAAGATATTGAAAAGTATATAAATTATAACAGAGAAATAATTAGTATAGATTCTCCAAAAATTGAAAATATAAGTTATCCAGTTATTGTATTCAAGTATAAAGATAAAGAATTAATATCTATTTCAAAAGTAACCCAAAATCTATATAATAATATTGGCGGTTCAATAATGAGAGATGATATAGATTCTTTTGCATTTATGCATGTTTCTGAAAATATATTAAATGAAATTTATTTAGAATGTTTATTACATTTTCAGCCTAAAAAAATTACTTCAAATTCTTTTGGGATTGCAAATTCATTATATGTTACATTTTCTAAATTAAAAAAGAGGTATAAAGGAGTATATAAAAATAAGTTAGAAGATATTATTGATAAATATAATGTTCCAATATATAAGATAAGAGATCAGTTTTATGTTGTTCATAGGGATAAATTTGATGAAGCATATGAAAAAGAAATTAAAGTTAAAAGATAAATTCTTGATAAATTAAATTTCAAATTTTAAAGTAAATAAACCTCTACCTTTTTTTACACCATAAAAAGGTAGTTTTTTATTGTATATAAAGCCTAAAATAATATATTATAGACAGGTGTAATAAAAAGATAAATAATTAATTTACAAAAAATGGCTTATTTGCATTTTTATAGAAATATGGTATAATATGTATGAAAACGAAGATTAAGTTTTAAAAATTTGTGACAAATAAGCTAGACGTATGTCTGGCTTTTTTGTTATAATAATTTGTGGTTTCACAAAGCCACAAAAATTTAATCTTCGGAGGACAGCTATGCGTACTTTGTTAATAGTCGTTATATTATTTATAGCGATTAGCAAAATACTGTATTAACAGTTCCTCAGCCCCGCATGGGGCTTTTTTAACATAAAAATTTCCGCTTGAAAAGTGTACCAAAATAGCGGAAAAATAGAAAAAACGTTTGATATAGAGAATGACTAAAAAAAATAAAATAAAAATAGTTCCGTGCTAAATCCGCACGGCTGAACATTAAGAATTTTCTACAAAAATTCTGAACGTTCTCAAAGCCTATATTCAATGTTCATTTTTAATTTTATTAAGAAACTTTTCAATCTTCCCAATTACAGATTTATGATAAGGTCTTATATCTCCACCGTAGAGCTTAATACAATAGATAGTTTGTGATTCCTCAACAAACCTTATTGTATACGTGGTATTATCAATAGTAAATGTAATAGGTGCTGAATGTTCTAAAATCACAGTACCATGAAAATTACTCATAAACCATTTTTCAATTTTATAACTTTTCTTGACATCATAAAAAAAATAATATTCTGACATTTTCCACCTCAAATTTTTATTATAATTATTATAACAAAAATAGTTATAAAATATAATTGTATAAATATTCTGAATTTTGTATAATAATACTAAGTGTGTATAAAAAATCGGAGGTATTAACATGCAAATAATATTAAGAAATAAGAGATTGATATATAGATAAATGAAATAAGGAAAATATAAATAAAAACTTATAAGAGCCTTATGGCTTTTTTTTATGTGAAGAATTATTGTATATTCAAATGAAACTATAATATTAATCACTAAAAAAACAAAGGGTAAATTAATATAATTGTATCGTTAAAATAACATGGAAAGGAGGCGGATATTTTTTAATTTAATGAGTTGCAATAGTGGATTAATACCATTAATATAGATTGAAAAATAACATTAAAATATGAAAGAATCACATTTAGAACAAGAAATCAAAGAGCTTTATGATTTATTAGAGCAAGTGGAACAATCAAGACATGAAAAGTTAAATATGACAACAGATGAACAGGTAACAGAATTAGAAAGAATAAAATATAAATATTTTAAAAAAGGATATTTAGCTTGTATGTTAGGAAAATAGGAGAGAATTCTCCTATTTTTTATTGATAGAAAACTTTATAAAGGTTTCTATTTTACCCCAAATTTCAATATCATTTTTATAAAACATTTGTGTAGAGTCCGAGAAAAAATCTTTAAGAGAAAGGACATCATTTAAGCAGTGGTAATAAGCAATGAGGATTTTATTATTATAAAAGAAAATGCCTAAATCATCATATGATAGTTTATCACTGGAATATAAAAAAATATACTCATTATATTCAATAGCCTTATATTGTACATCATAAGGAAGTTTAATAAATTTTTTAGGGTAATATGAATCGCCCTTATGATTAAAGACTTCAATTTCTTTATTTTTATAGGCAGATTGTTGAAAATGATTAAGTTTAACATAGTTCTGAATATCTTCATCATTAACATAATCAATAATTTTAAGAAGACTAAGAGGATTAACGTCATATGCTTTAGCAATAGCATTAAGATGTTTAACATTAAGTCTTAGTATTCTACCTTCTTCTAATCTATTGATAGTAGAAATATCAACCCCTGAAAGTCTGTCTACATCACGAAAAGAAAGGTCTTTCTCAATCCGAAGTTGTCTAAGTGCATTTCCAAACTGTTTTGCTTTTATGTTATCGATTAAAAACATTTTTTAACCACTCCTTATAAATGAAATATTAAATAAATTATACCTTTAATGTTATAAAAAAACAAAATTTTTTTGAAGCTTGAGTAAACGTTACCCATATAGAAATAATGTATTATGCGATACTAAACAAAAATAAAACATAAAATAAAAACGTTTCAAAACTAATTGACATCAAACGTAAATAAATGTAAAATGTGAGTAAACATAAATATATATTAATACAAATCAAATTCATTTAAATGAATGGGAACGATCTAAGGAGGTATGTTGTGAAAGAAAAAAAAGAGGAAATTTTACTAAATCTAAAGAGGGAGATACAAAAGTTATGGGAAAATCAAGAATTAAGCAATGAATTAATGGAAAAGATACAAAAAAAAGCACATGAATTATTGGGAAATAGTATAAAAAGTGGAGATTTAACCAAAAGCGAAGCTTTAGAGGTAGCATTAAAAGGAGAGTTGCATATATTTTCTATAGTGGGTGCAGAAGTATCAAAATGTCTTTATAACTTAGGAGAAAAAACAAAAGATTTATTACAGTCAAATGAAGAATCAGACAAAGAAAAAGCAGAAAAAAATATAAAACAGCTTTTAAGAACAAAAGATTGGTTAAGTAAAACGGATTTAGACCCGAAAAAGGAAATAAGCTATTGGATAGACAGTTTTTTAGAAGAAAATTATAAATTAAATTAGTATAAAATTATTGAATATGGAGTGATAATATGGGAAAAAAAGAGATGAAAAATTGGGGTGAAACAGTAAATGGAATAATAGAGGTACTAGAGGAAGCTGAAAGAAATCAAGAATTGGCAGTAAAATTATTAGAAGAACAGGTTATATCAATGATAAATGATATAAATATTCAAAGAGAAAAAGAGTATTTAAAAATTGCGAAGTTAAAAAAAGAAATATTTAAATTTTATAACCTGTATTTTTCGCAAAATAAAAAATTAGTTGAAGATAAAATTGAAAAAAAAATGACTAACTTAATATTAATGGTAGATAAAAGTCTCTAAATAACTTCAATAATATAAAAAACTTTTCCAAGTATAGAAATTTCAGAACTTTCTCTGAAAAAGACATCACTGGAAATAAAGTCAGAAATAAAAACAAAATTTTCTTTAATTGCATATTTTCCAATGTGAATTTTACCTTGAATTTCAAAAATACCGGTATCATCTTTATTTAAAATATCGGTTTTTTTGAAAATAAAAAATTTTTTAGAACTAAAAAAAGCCAATAATTCATTGTTAGAGTTTGTAATATTCAGAAAGCTTCTGTATTTATCAGATAGAAATGCTTCTTTGTTTTTTAAAACAGGAATTTTCAATTTTTGTGATTTAAAGTTTAAATTTTTATTTTTTAAAATACTTGAAAAAGAAGTTATATCTTTTTCTTTAACATATCCAAGGATAAGATAAAACTCTAAGACGTTTACATCATACAATTCAGCCAATTTCTCTAAAAAAAGAGGATTTATTTTTTGTATTTCACCATTTTCAATTCTATGTAAAGAAGCTCTATCAAGATTTGCTTTTTTAGCAACTTGAAGAAGAGTTAAATTATTTTGCTTTCTTAATTTAGTAATATATTTTGCAAATTCAATATTTGTTTTATTTTTATTAATCATAAAATCACCATTCCAAACTAATTGTATCAATAAATACAGAAAAAATAAAAAAAATCTCTAAAATGGGATTTTTTTTATTTGACTTTATGAACAAAAAAAGGTATATTAAAATTATAAAAAACAAAAAATTATGGGGTATAAAATGGCAATATTTAGATTAGAAATAAAGTCCAAAAAAGGGAATATAGCAATGGCACATTACCAGTATGTGAATCGAGATGGACGATATAAAAACAAAGAAGATTTAGAATATAAAAAAGAATTTAACATGCCAAAAGAATTTGAAAATGGAAAAGATTTTATAAAAACAGGAATAGAAAATGAACAGAAAGACGGAATAATAGCTTATTCATTTACAGTAACTTTACCAAAAGAATTTAGTCAAAAAGAAAATGAAAAGTTGATAGAAAATTTTTGTAAAAAAGAGTTTTCAGAACATGTATATATGATAGCAATTCATAACCCGAACGGATTAAATCCTCATGCACATGTATTAGTTAATGAAAGAAAATTAGATAATATTGAAAGACCAAAAGAACAGTTTTTTAAAAGATATAGACCTAAAAACCCTGAAAAGGGCGGAGCAAAAAAAGCAGAAAGAATAAACTCAAAATTTTTTTATAAGCAGATACGAAAGAGTTGGGAGGAATCTTTAAACGAGAAGTTGGAAGAGAAAGGATATACAAAAGTACGGAGTGAAAATAAATATTTTTTAAAATTAGAAGAGGTAACCTCACGGGAAGAAAACAAGGAATTATCTCAAGATGAATTGAAAAAAATAGCGAAAGAAGAACTGAAAGCAGAGAGGGGTTTTAGAAATAGAAAAGAGATAAACAAGGAATTATTTGAAATAAAAAAATCAGAAATAAAGGATAGACTGGTATCGAATCATTTAAGAAGTAAAGAACTAAAAAAAGAAATATGGTTAATAAATTATAAGCTAAAATCATTAGATGAAATGGCAGTAAATATTTATACCAAAGGGAACTTACAAAAAAATTACAGTAATAAAATAAAGGGCATAAGAAAGGAAATATACCAAAATAAAAGTAATAAAAATGAGTTAAAAAAATTAGAAAATAAGTTACAGAAAGTCATTAATAATAAAGAAGAATTTTTAAAAAAATATAGAACAGATGAAAATGTATTGAAGTTAAAAAAGGAACTAAAAAGTAAATATGAAATAGAAAAAAATAAAAAATTAGCAGAGCAAAGGGCATGTCATGCAGAGATAAAAAGCATTATAAAAAAGTCATCTTTAAAAGAAATGCAAGAAGTAATGAGAGAGTTAAAAAGCCAAAAAGGATTATCAGAATTAATAAAAACAGGCGAGCAGGAACTAAAGAAAAATGAAATTGAAAATAAAAAAGTGAGGGGGAAAATATCAAAAGCAAGTAAAGAAATATCAGAAAAAATTGGAAAGTTAAAGGGGATAATAAAACCTAAAAAAGAAAATAAAGATGTAAGTTTTAACATCAATTTACGAAAGATAAAAGAGGAAGAAAAAGGAGAAGAAATGGAAAGGTAATTAATCTAAATTAAATCCTAAAAATTGATTTTTAGGAAAATACACAAAAATCATGATGAAAAAATAGAAAAAATAATTTGTGTATCAACTTCTGTATAAAGCTATTATGAATAGGTGTAGAGGGCAAAAAAAAGTACACAATAAAATCAAGACAAAAAAAACTTGTGTAGATTGTTCTAAAAGCAGTAAAAATCGGGACAAAAATTATATTTTTGTACTGCACGGTTCGTAGTTTTTTCAAAACTACCAAAGCACCGTGAAAATATCTTAATGATATTTTAAACAGAAATCCGACAATAAAAAGTCGGAATTCTGTCAAAATTTTTCAAATTTTGTTTTCCACTTCGTGAAAAAACTCCGCTTCGCTTCGTGTTAAAAAGTAAATATTTTTATAAATAAAGTAGTAAAAATATTTTCTTTTTTTCAGGAATAAGAAAATAGAAAAATGTGTTTTTAAAAATAAAAGTATGTAATAAAAAAGTTTTAACCATAATTTTTTATAAGTCTATGAAGTTAATAGAACTAAAAAAATTATGAGCCAAAGAAAACTAAAAAAAAAAAAGATTTTTAAAACATAATTTTTGAAAAAAATGGTGGATATAATTCACAGAAATTTTTAAATTTATGTGCCATAAAAAAATGAAAATAAGATTTTTAAAACACGATTTTTGAAAAAAATAGTGGAAGTAATTCACAGAAATTTTTAAATTTATGTGTCATAAAAAATAAAAATAATATTTTTTAAAACACGATTTTTGAAAAAAATAGTGGATATAATTCACAGAAATTTTTTAAATTTATGTGCCATAAAAAAATATCATTTCATTTTTAAAAACTTATTTCTGAAAAAAAATAATTACAAGGAGAGGATAAATGCAATCATTTATTTTAGAAAATCACAAGAATAAAATTTTAAATAAGAGGAATTTTATTTTACTTATTTTATTATTTAGCTGTACCTTTTTAGGATTTTCACAAACAACAGGGGGAGGGATATTAGCACCACTGGTAACTTTTTTAAATGATATATATAACTCTATAATTGTTGTTGTTGGAATAGGGGCAGCCGTAGTAATAGCACTTGCAATTTTTAGGCATGTTGCTGATCCGAATATGGCTCAATTAATTTTAGTAGTTATAGGTTCAATATTAGTAGTTGTTTTAGTTTATAAAGCTAAAGATATGATAACTATGGCAGGAGGTTCAACATTAGAACTGGAAGTTATAAAAAATCTGTACTTTTAAATGAATGAACAGAAAAGGAAAGGAGGAAAATTGTCAATTAAAGGTAAAAGTAAATTTCTATCAAAAGATGTTTTAAATAAAAAAAAAGAAGCGAACGCATTGGATATAAGAATTCAATTATTAGATGAATTAAGACGAGAGAAATTTATAAAAGGAATTATGTTTTTTGTCATTGTTATTTTAATAGTAATTTGTGCTTTTTTATCAATTAGAAATCGATATATTCCATTTATTGTGGAAGTAAAAAAAGAAACAGGCGAAATTGAAAATGCCAAAATTATAAGTAATACAAAACTAAATATGAGTGATTTACAAGAAAATCAAATAAATTATTTCATATCAAATTTTATAACTAATATACGTTCAGTAACTTACGATAAAAAACTTTATCAAAGGAAATTAGATGAATCAAATTTCTTTCTAACTGCTGAAAGTCAGAAAGAATTAAAAACAGCTTTGATAGATAATAAGACTGCTGAAAAAATGGAAAAAGGGGTTAGTGTAAATGTCCAAATAAAAAATTTTAATAAGATAGAAGATGGGAAATATCAGATAACATGGCAGGAAACTTACACATCAACGGACGGAACTTTTAAAGAAAATTTTTTAGGAATATTCACAGTAGATACAATACCCGTGACAAATCAAAAAATGATACAGCATAACCCACTAGGAATATTAATAACCAAATTATCAATATCTAAAACTAACTAATTTTAACTAAAAATAGAGGAACTAGAAAGAGAAGGGAAAATGAAATTATTTAAATTTTTAGAACATCATTTTGAAAAAATTGAGAAAATATATATAAAAATTTCAATTTTCATACTAATAATAGCGTTTATATTCTCTTTTGCATTAATAATAATAGATGGAATAGATAGTATAAAAAAAGCTCCATTCAAATGTATAGAAGAGAAATTATATATGGAAGAAAAACATCATAAATTAGTGAATCAAAATAAAAAATGTGTTGTTATAAATAAAACAATATATATTCGTGAAAATGGAAATTTAGAAAGAGCCTATTGATTTAAAAAGTGAAGAAGTGTAAGAAAGTGAGAGGGAAAAAATGGTATCAGGAGATAATGTTTTAAGTAGAACACTGATGTTAGGTCTTATGCTGTGCATTACATTAATAATGTTAAATATGATGTTTTATTTTGAAAAAAACCCATTCAAATGTGTAGAAAATAATTTATATACAAATGATAACCAAAAATTAGTAGGTCAAAATAAAAAATGTACTGTTATAGATGGGGAAATTTATATTTATGAAAATAGTAATTTAAGAAAAGTAAAAATGGAAGATATTGAGAATAAAATTATTGAGATTTTAGAAATTGAAAAGTTAGAAGAAAGAGAGGGAAAATGAAAAAAGGAATATTAATGTTAGCATTTTTGTCATTTTTAACATTTGCAAGCGATAAAAATGCCCCTGTTATTCCTCGTGAGGACATAACATATAAACCAAAGGTTCAGTACAGTAGCACCCCTGATGTTATAAGCGGACGGGATCAGGCAAAGACAAAAACACAAACTATTTTTACATATAATGAGAATAATGTATACAGGATTTATGCAACACCTAATTTTTTAACAACATTACAGTTAAATGCTGATGAAAAAATAACTTTCCTTGCTGGTGGAGATACTGAAAACTGGCAAATAGAAGAAGCGCAGGGGGGAAAGAAAAACGGAACTTTTATTTTTCTGAAACCTATAGAGGAAGATTTAAAAACAAATATTGTAATTACTACAAATAAAAGAATATATAATCTTCAAGTTTCATCAACTGATGATGAATATAATAGTTTGGTTAAATGGAATTACCCAGAGGACGCTGAAATTGTAAAAAAATTTAATGATGAAAATTCAGAAACACTGGCGACTTCTGCTGAAAATCTAAATATGAATTATACAGTTACAAATAAAAATTATCCGTTTGCACCTGTAAGAATATTTGATGACGGACAGAAAACATACTTTGAAATGAAAGAGGGAATACAAGAAATGCCTACTTTATTTGCAAAAGGAGATGATAACAAGTATTCACAAGTAGTATTTAGGGTAGACGATAAAGGGAAATATGTAGTTGACAGGACAGCACAGAGATTTATGTTTATTCTTGGTAAAAAAAGTAGTGTTGTTGTCAATAAATCATATTTAAATTAGGGGGCGAAATGAACGAAAATAACTTATTAGATGATGAATTTACTCCTGACGGAAACGATCCATATAATGAAACGGATAGTAAGAAGAAAAAAAATATAATTATGTATGTAGGAGCAGTTTTAGGGACAATTGTATTATTGTTTTTGATTTTTGGAACTGGGAAAAAAGAAAAAAAAGATAAGTCTGATGTGGAACTTCAAACCGCAGAACAAACGATAAAAGCGGATAATTTAAAACAAGATGAAGAAATAGAACAACAGGAGCAGAAACAGAATATTCAGCAACAAGGGTACGGATATAATGACGAGTATTTAAATGATGACTTTAATTCTAATCCGCAAAATAATATTCAAGGACAAACACTACCGAGCAATTATGAAACAGATGAGATAGATAATTCTTACGGAAGTATAAAAAGAGAAGTACCTGACATATATTCTCATGATTCTGTTGAAAATACATCAGAAAAAACAAAGGACAAAGGCAAAAAAAGTGGGATAGGATTTAAAAGTAATAGTGTTCAGCCAGTTCAACCAGTAAGTCCTCAAAATCAGGAAAATCAAACACAAAATCCTTTACAGAATGAGAGTAAGAG comes from Sebaldella sp. S0638 and encodes:
- a CDS encoding helix-turn-helix domain-containing protein, whose amino-acid sequence is MFLIDNIKAKQFGNALRQLRIEKDLSFRDVDRLSGVDISTINRLEEGRILRLNVKHLNAIAKAYDVNPLSLLKIIDYVNDEDIQNYVKLNHFQQSAYKNKEIEVFNHKGDSYYPKKFIKLPYDVQYKAIEYNEYIFLYSSDKLSYDDLGIFFYNNKILIAYYHCLNDVLSLKDFFSDSTQMFYKNDIEIWGKIETFIKFSINKK
- a CDS encoding YdbL family protein; translated protein: MGKKEMKNWGETVNGIIEVLEEAERNQELAVKLLEEQVISMINDINIQREKEYLKIAKLKKEIFKFYNLYFSQNKKLVEDKIEKKMTNLILMVDKSL
- a CDS encoding helix-turn-helix domain-containing protein, giving the protein MINKNKTNIEFAKYITKLRKQNNLTLLQVAKKANLDRASLHRIENGEIQKINPLFLEKLAELYDVNVLEFYLILGYVKEKDITSFSSILKNKNLNFKSQKLKIPVLKNKEAFLSDKYRSFLNITNSNNELLAFFSSKKFFIFKKTDILNKDDTGIFEIQGKIHIGKYAIKENFVFISDFISSDVFFRESSEISILGKVFYIIEVI
- a CDS encoding MobA/MobL family protein, encoding MAIFRLEIKSKKGNIAMAHYQYVNRDGRYKNKEDLEYKKEFNMPKEFENGKDFIKTGIENEQKDGIIAYSFTVTLPKEFSQKENEKLIENFCKKEFSEHVYMIAIHNPNGLNPHAHVLVNERKLDNIERPKEQFFKRYRPKNPEKGGAKKAERINSKFFYKQIRKSWEESLNEKLEEKGYTKVRSENKYFLKLEEVTSREENKELSQDELKKIAKEELKAERGFRNRKEINKELFEIKKSEIKDRLVSNHLRSKELKKEIWLINYKLKSLDEMAVNIYTKGNLQKNYSNKIKGIRKEIYQNKSNKNELKKLENKLQKVINNKEEFLKKYRTDENVLKLKKELKSKYEIEKNKKLAEQRACHAEIKSIIKKSSLKEMQEVMRELKSQKGLSELIKTGEQELKKNEIENKKVRGKISKASKEISEKIGKLKGIIKPKKENKDVSFNINLRKIKEEEKGEEMER
- a CDS encoding type IV secretion system protein, which translates into the protein MSIKGKSKFLSKDVLNKKKEANALDIRIQLLDELRREKFIKGIMFFVIVILIVICAFLSIRNRYIPFIVEVKKETGEIENAKIISNTKLNMSDLQENQINYFISNFITNIRSVTYDKKLYQRKLDESNFFLTAESQKELKTALIDNKTAEKMEKGVSVNVQIKNFNKIEDGKYQITWQETYTSTDGTFKENFLGIFTVDTIPVTNQKMIQHNPLGILITKLSISKTN
- a CDS encoding TrbG/VirB9 family P-type conjugative transfer protein, with protein sequence MKKGILMLAFLSFLTFASDKNAPVIPREDITYKPKVQYSSTPDVISGRDQAKTKTQTIFTYNENNVYRIYATPNFLTTLQLNADEKITFLAGGDTENWQIEEAQGGKKNGTFIFLKPIEEDLKTNIVITTNKRIYNLQVSSTDDEYNSLVKWNYPEDAEIVKKFNDENSETLATSAENLNMNYTVTNKNYPFAPVRIFDDGQKTYFEMKEGIQEMPTLFAKGDDNKYSQVVFRVDDKGKYVVDRTAQRFMFILGKKSSVVVNKSYLN